One genomic window of Ziziphus jujuba cultivar Dongzao chromosome 4, ASM3175591v1 includes the following:
- the LOC107417546 gene encoding cellulose synthase-like protein H1, with the protein MGSAKISLPLYERISLKSSIKNAFDIIILTLLLSILLYRLLSLTNHGFSWVLAFLCELWFTFCWLMIMNIKWSRVRYKTYQDRLLQRVAELPPVDVFVTTADPVLEPPIITINTVLSLLAVDYPAHKLACYVSDDGCSPLILYSLIQASNFAKQWIPFCKKYNIQLRAPFRYFSNRNYSTSSRENSKEFLQEWKLVKDEYEKLRHKIENAAQKPTPCELSGEFEAFADIERRNHPTIIKVIWENKERLSGGLPHLIYISREKHPKHPHHYKAGAMNVLTRVSGLMTNAPYMLNVDCDMHANNPKLFLHAMCFLLNSKGQNDLAFVQFPQIFYDGLKDDPFGNQLVVLFEYMGKGAAGLQGAFYAGTGCFHRRKVIYGASPYDKQTRRPKSTAINENMTGEELVQVFGSSKEFVETAADALKEQPADHAQGIRKSIEAAYQVAGCRYEYGSRWGSKAGWIYGSTSEDIQTGLSIHARGWKSVIYFPEPPAFLGCAPTSGPDSLTQQKRWATGLLEILISKNCPIIHTLFGNLQFRQCLAYLYLLFWGFCSIPELCYAILPAYCLITNSNFLPKLEETACYIPIALFVIFNLYNLQEYIATSQSIKAWWNNQRMGRIISTSAWLFGVIRMILKLLGISETVFEVTQKDQFATDDDNDGVDARAGRFTFDKSPIFVPVTTILLVQLTSLAIGLLGLRPPADGGQGSGPLEIVCSVWLVLCLWPFLKGMIGKGKYGIPLSTMSKSSALALTFVYLCRRSTQMG; encoded by the exons atggGAAGCGCAAAAATTTCTCTTCCTCTATATGAAAGAATTTCTCTCAAAAGTAGCATAAAAAATGCTTTCGACATCATAATCCTCACCCTCCTCCTCTCTATCCTCCTTTATCGTCTCCTCTCCCTGACAAACCATGGTTTTTCTTGGGTCCTGGCTTTCCTATGCGAGCTTTGGTTTACTTTCTGCTGGCTCATGATAATGAACATCAAATGGAGCCGTGTTAGATACAAAACCTACCAAGACCGCCTCTTGCAAAG GGTGGCCGAGCTTCCACCTGTGGATGTGTTTGTGACAACAGCGGATCCAGTTCTGGAACCACCGATCATCACCATAAACACGGTGCTGTCTTTGTTAGCAGTTGATTATCCAGCTCACAAGCTAGCTTGCTACGTTTCGGACGATGGTTGTTCCCCTCTCATCCTCTACTCTCTCATCCAAGCGTCCAACTTTGCCAAGCAATGGATTCCATTTTgtaagaaatataatattcaacTTAGAGCTCCTTTTAGATACTTCTCCAATAGAAACTATTCCACCTCATCCCGTGAAAATTCAAAAGAGTTCCTTCAAGAATGGAAACTTGTGAAG GATGAGTACGAAAAGCTTCGCCACAAGATAGAGAATGCTGCCCAAAAACCAACGCCATGTGAACTTAGCGGTGAATTTGAAGCTTTTGCCGACATTGAAAGAAGAAATCATCCAACCATAATCAAG GTAATATGGGAGAACAAGGAAAGACTCTCAGGTGGGCTTCCACATCTAATTTATATTTCCCGAGAGAAACATCCAAAGCATCCACACCACTATAAAGCCGGGGCCATGAATGTTttg ACGAGGGTCTCTGGGTTGATGACGAATGCTCCATATATGCTGAACGTAGACTGCGACATGCATGCCAACAATCCAAAACTTTTTCTTCATGCAATGTGTTTCCTTCTTAACTCCAAGGGCCAAAACGACCTTGCATTTGTTCAATTTCCACAGATCTTCTACGATGGGCTAAAGGATGACCCATTTGGCAACCAGTTGGTCGTTCTATTTGAG TATATGGGAAAGGGAGCAGCAGGACTTCAAGGAGCATTTTATGCGGGAACAGGATGTTTTCATAGACGAAAAGTCATATATGGTGCGTCTCCATATGATAAACAAACTAGAAGACCAAAATCTACAGCTATAAATG AAAATATGACTGGCGAGGAATTAGTTCAAGTTTTCGGAAGCTCAAAGGAGTTCGTGGAAACAGCCGCTGATGCTTTGAAAGAACAACCTGCAGATCATGCGCAGGGTATTAGGAAATCCATTGAAGCTGCCTACCAAGTTGCCGGCTGTAGATACGAGTATGGTTCTAGGTGGGGTTCCAAG GCGGGTTGGATATACGGATCCACATCAGAAGATATCCAAACTGGGTTGAGCATCCATGCAAGAGGTTGGAAATCAGTAATTTATTTTCCGGAACCACCGGCCTTTCTAGGATGTGCACCTACTAGTGGGCCAGATTCTTTGACCCAACAGAAAAGGTGGGCCACAGGCCTACTTGAAATCCTAATCAGCAAAAACTGCCCGATAATTCATACTCTTTTTGGCAATCTCCAATTCAGACAGTGTTTGGCTTACTTGTATCTCCTATTCTGGGGCTTCTGCTCGATTCCTGAACTCTGCTATGCTATTCTACCCGCGTATTGTCTTATCACAAACTCTAATTTTCTGCCCAAG TTAGAAGAAACAGCCTGTTACATACCAATTGCTCTATTTGTCATATTCAATCTATACAATCTGCAAGAGTACATAGCAACCTCCCAGTCCATCAAAGCATGGTGGAATAACCAGAGAATGGGGCGGATAATATCAACAAGTGCATGGCTTTTTGGGGTAATTAGGATGATACTAAAACTTTTAGGAATATCGGAGACAGTCTTTGAAGTCACACAAAAGGACCAATTTGCGACCGACGATGACAATGATGGTGTCGATGCCAGAGCTGGAAGATTCACCTTTGATAAGTCTCCTATTTTTGTGCCGGTGACAACCATTTTGCTGGTGCAGTTGACAAGTCTGGCAATAGGATTGCTTGGGTTGAGACCACCGGCTGATGGCGGGCAAGGGTCAGGGCCACTAGAGATCGTTTGTAGTGTGTGGTTAGTGCTATGCCTTTGGCCATTTTTGAAAGGGATGATTGGGAAGGGAAAATATGGGATTCCTTTATCTACCATGAGCAAGTCTTCTGCTTTGGCATTGACTTTTGTATACTTGTGTAGAAGGTCGACTCAAATGGGTTGA